The following are from one region of the Peromyscus leucopus breed LL Stock chromosome 18, UCI_PerLeu_2.1, whole genome shotgun sequence genome:
- the E2f7 gene encoding transcription factor E2F7, translating into MEVNCLTLKDLISPRQARLDFAVEDAENAQKENIFVDRSRMTPKTPMKNEPIDLSKQRIFTPERSPITPVKPVDRQQQVEPWTPTANLKMLISAASPDIRDREKKKELFRPIENKEDAFVNSLQLDVVGDGTVDDYEKQRPSRKQKSLGLLCQKFLARYPSYPLSTEKTTISLDEVAVSLGVERRRIYDIVNVLESLHLVSRVAKNQYGWHGRHSLPKTLRALQRLGEEQKYEEQMACLQQKELDLVDYRFGERRKDGSPDPQDQHLLDFSESDYPSSSANSRKDKSLRIMSQKFVMLFLVSKTKIVTLDVAAKILIEESQDTPDHSKFKTKVRRLYDIANVLTSLALIKKVHVTEERGRKPAFKWIGPVDFSAIDEELLDVSASVLPEWKKETYGQIRVCAKQRLARHGSFNAFQTSEKIERKVSSEPSSPRGGKQGSAYSLEIGSLAAIYRQKVEDNSQGEAFASSRAVPPASGLDPARPADAEYRVKPLAHPVFSVAQTDLQAFSTQNGLRGGHVGGPLPSAASAAPDAESLKPALLAGQPLVYLPSSLIMLCGSLPEGLSPESRPEEDGGGGAEVPADLSLAPSAQKRLCEERNPREEDDEPAMKRQSQEFEDSPLSLVMPKRPSTSTALASPVTAGDGRATPLEDARVTGQLPAAAAEDVPGRAAANGCFLASECGNPLRNPDAETSSNEKGITKDSSLPQFLYVQSPAGLNGFNMLLSGSQTPHAGGPSSGPLPSFGVPCMFLPSPSLAPFPVLYSPAIPGPIPSAPGALPSTGPMNFGLSPLGSTAHLLLSPAAVVHPKPSSSIPSADPQLQCQPSLNLSPGMPGSHGVIHPESPGYMRHPVSMVNVEQSPAPATPKSIHRRHRETFFKTPGSLGDPVFKKRERSQSRNTSSAQRRLEISNSGPD; encoded by the exons ATGGAGGTGAATTGTTTAACACTAAAAGACTTGATCAGCCCCAGGCAGGCCAGACTAGATTTTGCCGTTGAAGATGCAGAAAATGCACAAAAG gaaaatatatttGTTGATCGATCCAGGATGACCCCAAAGACTCCGATGAAAAACGAACCGATTGATCTGTCCAAGCAGAGAATCTTTACCCCAGAAAGAAGTCCCATTACTCCAGTGAAGCCGGTCGACCGGCAACAGCAGGTGGAACCATGGACGCCCACGGCCAACCTCAAGATGCTCATCAGCGCCGCCAGCCCAGACATAAGAGAccgggagaagaaaaaggagctgTTCAGACCCATTGAGAATAAAGAGGATGCGTTTGTGAACTCCCTGCAG CTCGATGTCGTTGGTGATGGTACTGTGGACGACTACGAAAAGCAAAGGccaagcagaaagcagaagagcTTAGGACTGCTGTGCCAGAAGTTTCTAGCTCGCTATCCAAGTTACCCGCTGTCGACTGAGAAAACCACCATCTCCCTAGATGAAGTCGCTGTCAGCCTCG GTGTGGAAAGGAGACGCATCTACGACATCGTGAACGTGCTGGAGTCGCTGCATCTGGTCAGCCGGGTGGCTAAGAATCAGTACGGCTGGCACGGTCGGCACAGCCTGCCTAAGACCCTGAGGGCACtccagaggctgggggaggagcAGAAGTACGAAGAGCAAATGGCCTGCCTCCAGCAGAAGGAGCTGGACCTGGTGGACTATCGCTTCGGAGAACGCAGGAAAGACGGCTCCCCGGACCCCCAAGATCAACACCTGCTCGACTTCTCTGAATCCGACTACCCTTCCT cATCTGCAAACAGTCGGAAAGATAAGTCTCTAAGAATTATGAGCCAGAAGTTTGTCATGCTCTTCCTCGTCTCCAAAACCAAGATTGTTACCCTGGACGTGGCTGCCAAAATCCTCATAGAAGAAAGCCAAGACACCCCAGACCACAGTAAATTCAAAA CGAAGGTACGGCGCCTCTACGACATAGCCAACGTTCTGACCAGCTTGGCTCTGATAAAGAAAGTGCACGTCACGGAAGAGCGAGGCCGGAAACCAGCCTTCAAGTGGATCGGGCCCGTGGACTTCAGCGCCATCG ATGAAGAACTGTTGGATGTCTCAGCATCTGTCTTACcggaatggaagaaagaaacataCGGCCAGATCCGAGTGTGCGCCAAGCAGCGGCTGGCTCGGCACGGTTCCTTCAACGCGTTTCAGACATCTGAGAAGATCGAGAGGAAAGTGAGCTCAGAACCCAGCAGCCCACGGGGAGGAAAACAAG GATCAGCCTATTCCCTAGAAATTGGAAGTCTGGCAGCCATCTACAGACAGAAAGTGGAAGATAATTCGCA GGGGGAAGCCTTTGCCAGTAGCAGAGCGGTGCCTCCAGCGAGCGGCTTGGACCCTGCCCGCCCCGCCGATGCAGAATACCGCGTCAAGCCTCTAGCCCACCCGGTCTTTTCCGTTGCTCAGACAGATCTGCAGGCTTTCTCCACGCAGAACGGTCTACGTGGCGGACACGTGGGCGGCCCGCTTCCCTCCGCAGCATCAGCAGCCCCTGACGCGGAGAGCCTGAAGCCGGCTCTGCTGGCCGGCCAGCCCCTGGTGTACCTGCCCTCCTCGCTGATCATGCTGTGTGGGAGCCTGCCGGAGGGGCTGTCCCCAGAGTCACGACCCGAGGAGGACGGTGGCGGCGGCGCAGAAGTCCCGGCTGACCTGTCGCTGGCACCCTCGGCTCAGAAGCGCCTGTGTGAGGAGAGGAACCCCCGAGAAGAGGACGATGAGCCCGCCATGAAAAGACAGAGTCAGGAATTTGAAGACAGCCCCTTGTCCCTAGTCATGCCCAAG AGACCCTCGACGTCCACAGCCCTCGCCTCTCCTGTGACCGCGGGCGATGGGAGAGCCACCCCCCTGGAAGACGCCCGTGTAACGGGTCAGCTCCCCGCGGCCGCCGCGGAAGACGTTCCGGGCAGGGCTGCGGCCAACGGCTGCTTCCTGGCCTCTGAATGTGGAAACCCGCTGAGAAATCCAGACGCCGAAACGTCTTCAAACGAAAAGGGGATCACCAAAGACTCCTCGCTGCCGCAGTTCCTGTATGTGCAGTCTCCAGCAG GGCTGAATGGTTTCAACATGCTCCTGTCAGGCAGTCAGACCCCCCACGCTGGGGGTCCATCCTCGGGTCCGCTGCCATCCTTCGGCGTGCCTTGCATGTTCCTGCCATCTCCAAGCTTGGCCCCCTTCCCGGTTCTCTACTCTCCCGCCATACCCGGGCCCATCCCTTCGGCTCCCGGCGCTCTCCCCAGCACGGGACCCATGAATTTCGGCTTGTCCCCCCTGGGGTCTACCGCTCACCTTCTCCTCAGCCCTGCGGCCGTGGTCCACCCGAAGCCGTCCAGCAGCATCCCTTCCGCGGACCCTCAGCTTCAGTGCCAGCCCTCCCTAAACCTGAGTCCAGGGATGCCGGGCTCCCACGGTGTCATCCACCCCGAGTCCCCTGGTTACATGAGACATCCGGTGTCGATGGTAAATGTAGAACAG